From the Ruania alkalisoli genome, one window contains:
- a CDS encoding NADH-quinone oxidoreductase subunit A, with translation MTNPYVPLLVMGLLAFVMGLAGLLSSAVIGPKRYNKIKVDAYECGIQPSPHAASGRFPVKYYIVAMTFIIFDIEVVFLYPWAVAFTELATFGLIAMIAFLLLITVPFVYEWRRGGLDWD, from the coding sequence ATGACGAATCCGTACGTTCCGCTGCTGGTCATGGGCCTGCTCGCGTTCGTGATGGGCCTGGCCGGTCTGCTCTCGAGCGCTGTCATCGGCCCCAAGCGGTACAACAAGATCAAGGTGGATGCGTATGAGTGCGGTATCCAGCCGTCACCGCATGCCGCCTCGGGCCGGTTCCCGGTGAAGTACTACATCGTGGCGATGACGTTCATCATCTTCGACATCGAGGTGGTGTTCCTCTACCCGTGGGCGGTGGCGTTCACCGAGCTGGCCACCTTCGGGCTGATCGCGATGATCGCGTTCCTCCTCCTCATCACGGTGCCATTCGTGTACGAGTGGCGCCGTGGCGGGCTGGACTGGGACTGA
- a CDS encoding geranylgeranyl reductase family protein, which translates to MRSAADDADVIVVGAGPAGAASAHYLAAAGLEVLLLEKATFPRDKICGDGLTPRAVAELVRMGVPMRAEDGWIRNRGLRVIGGGHTIHLPWPEIERYPSYGLAKARTDLDSTLAFHARSSGAKLMEGVNVSGPILDDRTGRVIGVKARKVDENGRRVDAEPLTFRAPVVIGADGVSARMATALGLAKKDERPMGVAVRTYFRTPRHDDEWMESHLELWDGEPGKSQLLPGYGWIFALGNGLANVGLGSVSSTAKATQLDYKSLFAAWMRNAPPEWEFTAENQEGPVRGAALPMAFNRQPLYTRGLMLVGDSGGMVSPFNGEGIAYGLQAGRIAADVIAQARARTSDAARERTLATYPDRMRADLGGYFTLGRAFVKLIENPQVMRVCTRYGLPRPTLMKIVLKLLSDCYDTKGGDVTDRVITALTKAVPRA; encoded by the coding sequence GTGAGGAGCGCAGCCGACGACGCCGACGTCATCGTCGTGGGCGCCGGACCCGCCGGGGCCGCCAGTGCGCACTACCTGGCGGCCGCTGGACTCGAAGTCCTCCTGCTCGAGAAGGCCACGTTCCCGCGAGACAAGATCTGTGGCGACGGTCTGACTCCGCGCGCGGTCGCCGAGCTGGTCCGGATGGGTGTGCCCATGCGCGCCGAGGATGGCTGGATCCGCAACCGCGGGCTGCGCGTGATCGGCGGCGGTCACACGATCCACCTGCCGTGGCCCGAGATCGAGCGCTATCCCAGCTACGGTCTGGCCAAGGCACGCACTGACCTCGACTCCACGCTGGCATTCCATGCCCGTAGCAGCGGTGCCAAGCTCATGGAGGGTGTGAACGTCAGCGGCCCGATCCTCGACGATCGCACTGGTCGCGTCATCGGGGTGAAGGCGCGCAAGGTCGACGAGAACGGCCGTCGAGTCGATGCCGAGCCGCTGACGTTCCGGGCACCGGTGGTGATCGGAGCCGACGGTGTGTCCGCTCGCATGGCCACAGCGCTGGGGCTGGCCAAGAAGGACGAGCGGCCCATGGGTGTGGCGGTGCGCACGTACTTCCGCACTCCCCGTCACGACGACGAGTGGATGGAGTCTCACCTCGAGCTGTGGGACGGTGAGCCGGGGAAATCGCAGCTGCTGCCTGGGTACGGGTGGATCTTCGCGCTCGGAAACGGACTCGCGAATGTCGGACTCGGTTCGGTCAGCTCGACGGCCAAGGCGACGCAGCTCGACTACAAGTCCCTGTTCGCCGCCTGGATGCGCAATGCGCCGCCGGAGTGGGAGTTCACCGCGGAGAATCAGGAAGGACCGGTCCGGGGCGCCGCACTGCCAATGGCGTTCAACCGGCAACCGCTCTACACACGGGGACTGATGCTCGTGGGTGACTCCGGCGGGATGGTCTCGCCCTTCAACGGTGAGGGCATCGCCTACGGGTTGCAGGCGGGGCGGATCGCGGCAGACGTGATCGCGCAGGCGCGAGCGCGGACCAGTGACGCAGCGCGAGAGCGCACGTTGGCGACCTACCCTGACCGGATGCGCGCCGATCTCGGCGGGTACTTCACCCTGGGCCGGGCGTTCGTGAAGTTGATCGAGAACCCGCAGGTGATGCGGGTGTGCACGCGATACGGACTGCCGCGGCCAACGCTGATGAAGATCGTGCTCAAGTTGCTCTCGGACTGCTACGACACCAAGGGTGGGGACGTGACCGACCGTGTGATCACGGCACTGACGAAGGCGGTGCCGAGAGCATGA
- a CDS encoding demethylmenaquinone methyltransferase, protein MSRASLAKDPREVAGMFDGVAPAYDLTNDVLSMGLDRLWRRRTREAVAAEPGQRVLDLAAGTGTSSEPYADAGVDVVPCDFSAGMVAVGKRRRPDLDFVVGDATALPFADKVFDAVTISFGLRNVVDTTAALTEMFRVTRPGGRLVICEFSTPPNAAWREMYGFYRDRVLPRVASMVSSNTDAYSYLSESIADWPDQRALAALLHGAGWRRVAYRNLTGGIVALHRATRPV, encoded by the coding sequence ATGTCACGAGCCAGCCTGGCCAAGGATCCGCGCGAGGTCGCGGGCATGTTCGACGGCGTCGCCCCCGCGTACGACCTCACCAACGACGTGCTGTCGATGGGGTTGGACCGGCTGTGGCGGCGCCGCACCCGTGAGGCTGTCGCTGCCGAGCCCGGCCAGCGGGTGCTCGACCTTGCTGCGGGGACGGGCACCTCCAGCGAGCCCTACGCCGACGCCGGAGTCGACGTCGTGCCCTGCGACTTCTCCGCCGGGATGGTTGCAGTGGGCAAGCGGCGGCGCCCGGACCTCGACTTCGTCGTCGGGGACGCCACGGCGCTGCCGTTCGCGGATAAGGTCTTCGATGCGGTCACCATTTCCTTCGGGTTGCGCAACGTCGTGGACACGACGGCGGCCCTCACCGAGATGTTCCGGGTCACCAGACCGGGTGGCCGGCTGGTGATCTGCGAGTTCTCCACCCCGCCGAACGCCGCGTGGCGCGAGATGTACGGCTTCTATCGCGATCGTGTGTTACCCCGGGTGGCGTCCATGGTGAGCTCCAACACCGACGCCTATTCGTATCTCTCCGAGTCGATCGCGGACTGGCCGGACCAGCGCGCGCTAGCCGCGTTGCTGCACGGGGCCGGGTGGCGCCGCGTCGCCTACCGCAACCTGACGGGCGGTATCGTCGCGCTGCACCGGGCGACGCGTCCGGTCTGA
- a CDS encoding isochorismate synthase translates to MTDAAVDPWPPTLLARTISVPAQAIGDLFDLLPSAGPADALAWVRKGEGVVGWGEALRIETSGPDRFAEADRRWRELASHMVVRDEIRQPGTGPIAFGSFAFAADSAAGGALVVPRVVAGRRGCDAWLTTITSASELQPPPNPTALRTARQERLPRPGVTYSDGALGASRWGEAVGEVVSLIRSGDVSKVVMARDVTAQLDGPLDVRELLATLADDYPMCWTFAVDSLVGATPELLVRRERGLLSSRVLAGTIQRTGDDEADLARAASLARSSKDLEEHEFAVDSLTRSLEPYAASTNAPDAPFVLHLPNVMHLATDVTAVLDDEHSDMSSLQVAAALHPTAAVCGTPTDTAADVIGRHERMDRARYAGPVGWIGADGDGEWGIALRSAEVAPDGRSLRLFAGCGIVAASDPEAEIAESEAKLEPMRTALGD, encoded by the coding sequence ATGACAGACGCCGCTGTGGACCCGTGGCCACCGACCCTGCTCGCGCGCACGATCTCCGTACCCGCGCAGGCGATCGGCGACCTGTTCGACCTCCTCCCCTCCGCTGGCCCCGCCGATGCTCTCGCCTGGGTGCGCAAGGGTGAAGGGGTCGTGGGATGGGGTGAGGCGCTCCGGATCGAGACCTCCGGGCCGGACCGCTTCGCCGAAGCAGACCGCCGATGGCGAGAGCTCGCCTCACACATGGTCGTTCGCGACGAGATCCGTCAGCCCGGGACCGGCCCGATCGCTTTTGGGTCTTTCGCCTTCGCCGCTGACTCCGCCGCCGGCGGCGCACTCGTGGTTCCACGGGTGGTGGCGGGGCGGCGCGGCTGCGATGCCTGGTTGACCACGATCACCTCGGCCTCGGAGCTGCAGCCGCCACCCAATCCGACGGCGTTGCGCACCGCCCGGCAGGAGCGCCTCCCCCGGCCCGGGGTCACTTACTCCGATGGCGCACTCGGCGCCAGCCGCTGGGGCGAGGCCGTCGGGGAGGTCGTCAGCCTGATCCGCTCCGGTGATGTCTCGAAGGTCGTCATGGCGCGTGACGTGACGGCGCAGCTCGACGGACCGTTGGACGTGCGCGAGCTGCTGGCCACGCTCGCGGACGACTATCCGATGTGCTGGACGTTCGCCGTCGACTCGCTCGTGGGGGCGACCCCGGAACTGCTGGTGCGCCGTGAACGGGGACTGCTCTCCTCGCGGGTGCTGGCCGGGACGATCCAGCGCACCGGTGACGACGAGGCGGACCTCGCGCGGGCGGCATCCCTGGCACGCTCCTCGAAGGACCTGGAAGAACACGAGTTCGCCGTCGACTCGCTGACTCGCTCGCTGGAGCCGTACGCCGCGTCGACCAACGCCCCGGATGCGCCGTTCGTCCTGCACCTGCCGAACGTCATGCACCTGGCCACCGACGTCACGGCCGTGCTGGACGACGAGCACAGCGACATGTCCTCCCTCCAGGTCGCGGCGGCACTGCATCCAACGGCAGCCGTGTGCGGTACACCCACCGACACAGCGGCCGACGTGATCGGGCGGCACGAGCGAATGGACCGGGCGCGTTACGCCGGGCCCGTGGGTTGGATCGGGGCTGACGGCGACGGCGAGTGGGGGATCGCGCTGCGCTCGGCAGAGGTTGCCCCCGACGGCCGATCGCTGCGGCTGTTCGCCGGATGCGGCATCGTGGCGGCCTCTGACCCGGAAGCGGAGATCGCCGAGTCGGAGGCCAAGCTGGAACCGATGCGGACGGCTCTCGGCGACTGA
- a CDS encoding S1C family serine protease, with translation MNEYDRDQPGHTPQPDPYSQPAAQIPAAQHPAMPQQQPQIPGQPAQHPWRSHEPHFASPNPYTWQHPTHTADTSRPAPLGAGEGGGTPPGETARNEAPRGKRQRPWLMVGTAATLAAVLASGGTAAVLQNTQGDSGLTQVTSSGTTVAPASDGRADWQAVAETVRPSVVAISARSQAGQGAGSGVIIDAGSGYVLTNNHVVEGAQQLAVTLSDGRMYAAEIVGTDAATDLAVLQLQDAPDDLVEATLGTSGELAVGQDVMAVGNPLGLDSTVTTGIISALDRPVSTTDQSSRQMVVTNAIQIDAAINPGNSGGPLFDSAGHVIGITSSIATDGASSGSIGLGFAIPVDLAAGIADQLVTDGSAEHAYLGVTLSDETVSSGGVTRTGAAIEQVVEGTPAAQAGLQQGDVIVQIDDDAVGGASSLTGYVRTYGSGDSVTLTVVRDGQTETVDVTLAAREDAAA, from the coding sequence ATGAACGAGTACGACCGTGACCAGCCTGGCCACACCCCGCAGCCCGACCCCTATTCGCAGCCAGCGGCCCAGATCCCGGCCGCTCAACATCCAGCCATGCCGCAGCAGCAGCCGCAGATTCCCGGGCAGCCTGCGCAGCATCCGTGGCGCTCGCACGAACCCCACTTCGCCAGCCCCAACCCCTACACCTGGCAGCACCCAACTCACACTGCCGACACCAGTCGCCCGGCACCGCTGGGTGCGGGTGAGGGTGGAGGAACCCCGCCTGGTGAGACTGCACGGAATGAGGCACCGCGAGGCAAGCGGCAGCGCCCGTGGTTGATGGTCGGCACCGCGGCGACCCTCGCTGCGGTGCTGGCCAGCGGTGGCACAGCAGCCGTCCTGCAGAACACCCAGGGCGATTCGGGCCTGACGCAGGTGACGTCGTCGGGAACGACGGTTGCCCCGGCCTCGGACGGTCGTGCCGACTGGCAGGCCGTCGCCGAGACCGTCCGGCCCAGCGTGGTCGCCATCTCGGCACGTTCGCAGGCGGGGCAAGGTGCGGGTTCCGGCGTGATCATCGACGCCGGTTCCGGATACGTGCTGACGAACAACCATGTGGTCGAGGGAGCTCAGCAGCTTGCCGTGACCCTCAGTGACGGCAGGATGTACGCCGCCGAGATCGTCGGTACCGACGCTGCCACCGATCTGGCGGTGCTGCAGCTGCAGGATGCTCCGGACGACCTCGTCGAGGCGACGCTGGGAACGTCCGGTGAGCTGGCCGTCGGTCAGGATGTGATGGCCGTCGGCAACCCGCTCGGCCTGGACTCCACCGTGACCACCGGCATCATCTCGGCGCTCGACCGACCGGTGAGCACCACCGACCAGAGCTCTCGCCAGATGGTGGTCACCAACGCGATTCAGATCGACGCTGCTATCAATCCCGGCAACTCCGGGGGGCCGCTGTTCGACTCGGCTGGGCACGTCATTGGCATCACTTCCTCGATTGCCACCGACGGTGCCTCCAGCGGGAGTATCGGCCTCGGATTCGCGATCCCGGTCGATCTTGCCGCCGGTATCGCCGATCAGCTGGTCACCGACGGTTCAGCCGAGCACGCCTACCTCGGCGTGACGCTCTCGGACGAGACAGTCTCCTCCGGCGGAGTCACCCGCACCGGAGCCGCGATCGAACAGGTGGTCGAGGGGACGCCGGCCGCACAGGCCGGGCTGCAGCAAGGTGACGTCATCGTCCAGATCGACGACGACGCCGTCGGCGGGGCCAGCTCCCTCACCGGGTACGTGCGCACCTACGGCTCGGGCGACTCGGTGACGCTGACCGTGGTTCGCGACGGCCAGACGGAGACGGTCGACGTGACCTTGGCAGCGCGTGAGGACGCCGCAGCCTGA
- the menD gene encoding 2-succinyl-5-enolpyruvyl-6-hydroxy-3-cyclohexene-1-carboxylic-acid synthase, translating to MSPSATRARALVTALVASGVRDVVLAPGSRSAPLAYALHAAERAGWLELHVRIDERSAAFVALGIARHRPAAVVTTSGTAVANLYPAVLEAAHSGLPLLAITADRPHELRGVGANQTTDQVKLFGSAVRYFAELPADDDAPGRGIDAVTTRAVLAATGTRTRAPGPAHLNVAFRDPLVPDGEWSPGPVPGPLQVVASSGGAPVELPRGPRTVVVAGDGAARVADPGIVAGWGWPVIAEPSSGLCHVPTAVLAGRIAVEVLGAQVERVVVLGKPTLSRPVGRLLARTDIEVLVASGSADWADVTGTAQQVVDGISPTGPAGAAEQAWVTRWLRASAAAARVLDQPRELDGPAVAAAMLHAGGTVLLGASMAVRDADLVCADAARGTQIVANRGLAGIDGTLSTGAGLALATGRPVRVLVGDLTFQHDLGGLARGPLETEVDLQVIVLNDDGGSIFATLEHGERAETFERIFRTPQGLDLASLATGFGARYTEVVDAERLAGVLASPLSGRSVVEVRLDGATARERNQRLSDSIRAAMAAAADESDGSTAT from the coding sequence ATGAGTCCCTCCGCCACCCGGGCACGAGCCCTCGTGACCGCCCTCGTGGCCAGTGGTGTGCGTGACGTCGTGCTCGCGCCCGGCTCCCGCAGCGCCCCGCTGGCCTATGCCCTGCATGCCGCCGAGCGCGCCGGCTGGCTCGAGCTGCACGTGCGCATCGACGAACGCTCGGCCGCCTTCGTGGCGCTCGGGATCGCCCGGCATCGTCCTGCGGCGGTGGTGACGACCTCCGGGACGGCGGTCGCAAACCTGTATCCGGCGGTGCTCGAGGCTGCTCACAGTGGACTGCCGCTGCTGGCGATCACTGCCGACCGGCCGCACGAGCTGCGCGGGGTCGGTGCGAACCAGACCACCGACCAGGTCAAGCTCTTCGGTAGCGCCGTCCGGTACTTCGCCGAGCTGCCCGCCGATGACGATGCCCCGGGGCGTGGGATCGACGCCGTCACCACCCGCGCGGTGCTGGCCGCCACCGGCACCCGGACCCGCGCTCCGGGGCCGGCGCATCTGAACGTCGCCTTCCGTGATCCATTGGTCCCCGACGGCGAGTGGTCGCCCGGTCCCGTGCCCGGACCGCTCCAGGTGGTCGCCTCGTCGGGAGGGGCGCCGGTCGAGCTGCCGCGCGGGCCGCGCACCGTGGTCGTCGCCGGTGACGGGGCCGCGCGGGTGGCCGATCCTGGGATTGTGGCCGGGTGGGGGTGGCCCGTGATCGCCGAACCGTCCTCCGGCTTGTGCCACGTCCCGACGGCGGTGCTCGCCGGCCGTATCGCCGTGGAGGTGCTGGGGGCTCAGGTCGAGCGGGTGGTGGTGCTGGGCAAACCGACGCTGAGCCGCCCGGTGGGCCGGCTGCTCGCGCGCACCGATATCGAGGTGCTGGTGGCCAGTGGATCAGCAGACTGGGCCGATGTGACCGGGACCGCGCAGCAGGTGGTCGACGGGATCTCGCCGACCGGGCCTGCGGGTGCGGCGGAGCAGGCATGGGTGACCCGGTGGCTGCGGGCATCTGCGGCCGCCGCCCGAGTGCTCGACCAGCCACGGGAGCTGGACGGGCCGGCTGTGGCCGCTGCGATGCTGCACGCGGGGGGCACGGTGCTGCTCGGTGCTTCGATGGCCGTTCGTGATGCCGATCTGGTCTGCGCCGATGCGGCCCGGGGCACCCAGATCGTCGCCAACCGTGGCCTGGCGGGCATTGACGGAACTCTCTCCACCGGTGCCGGCCTCGCGCTGGCCACCGGCCGGCCGGTGCGAGTGCTGGTCGGTGACCTGACCTTCCAGCACGATCTGGGAGGACTCGCCCGAGGTCCGCTCGAGACCGAGGTGGACCTGCAGGTGATCGTCCTCAACGACGACGGCGGGTCCATCTTCGCCACGCTGGAGCACGGGGAACGTGCCGAGACCTTCGAGCGCATCTTCCGGACGCCGCAGGGACTCGACCTCGCGTCATTGGCGACCGGTTTCGGCGCCCGCTACACCGAGGTCGTCGACGCCGAGCGCCTCGCCGGAGTTCTCGCCTCGCCGCTCAGTGGTCGCAGCGTGGTGGAGGTGCGTCTCGACGGAGCCACTGCCCGGGAGCGCAACCAGCGGTTGAGCGACAGCATCCGAGCTGCGATGGCTGCCGCTGCGGACGAAAGCGACGGGAGTACTGCCACGTAG
- a CDS encoding o-succinylbenzoate synthase: MRRATYSIGLRTRFRGLCQRDGMLIEGEAGWGEFSPFWEYDAVESRAWWAAAREAADLPFPDPVRSSIPVNVTVPATTPERAHAIVIGSGGCRTAKVKVAEPGQDLAAEQARLEAVRDALGPHGKIRIDANGGWDLDEAIRRLPLLDRAAHGLEYAEQPCAAVDDLATLRRRGDVPIAADESIRRAEDPYEVARREAADVVVLKVQPLGGVRAALRIAEQIGLPVVVSSALETSVGIAAGVALAAALPELSHACGLATVHLFHDDVADVPLLPTAGELDVRRVAPSPDRLAALAAPAELVQRWERRLADVTGSPS, encoded by the coding sequence GTGAGGCGAGCGACGTACTCGATCGGGCTCCGGACCCGGTTCCGTGGCCTGTGTCAGCGTGACGGGATGCTCATCGAAGGTGAGGCTGGATGGGGCGAGTTCTCCCCGTTCTGGGAGTACGACGCCGTCGAATCGCGCGCTTGGTGGGCGGCGGCACGCGAAGCGGCAGACCTACCATTTCCCGACCCGGTCCGATCCAGCATCCCGGTGAACGTGACAGTCCCGGCCACCACCCCCGAGCGCGCCCACGCGATCGTCATCGGCAGCGGCGGATGCCGGACCGCGAAGGTCAAGGTGGCTGAGCCCGGTCAGGATCTCGCCGCGGAGCAGGCGCGCCTTGAAGCGGTCCGCGACGCGCTCGGCCCCCACGGGAAGATCCGGATCGACGCCAACGGCGGGTGGGATCTGGACGAGGCGATCCGCCGTCTGCCGCTCCTGGACCGGGCCGCACACGGCCTCGAATACGCCGAGCAGCCCTGCGCTGCCGTCGACGATCTTGCAACCTTGCGACGCCGCGGGGACGTTCCGATCGCCGCCGACGAGTCGATCCGCCGTGCCGAGGATCCCTACGAGGTAGCCCGCCGGGAGGCCGCCGACGTCGTAGTGCTCAAGGTGCAGCCGCTCGGCGGGGTGCGTGCCGCGCTGCGCATTGCCGAGCAGATCGGGCTGCCGGTCGTGGTCTCGTCCGCGCTGGAGACGTCGGTCGGAATCGCTGCCGGGGTAGCTCTGGCCGCCGCTCTGCCCGAGCTCTCCCATGCGTGCGGCCTCGCCACAGTGCACCTGTTCCATGACGACGTCGCCGACGTCCCCCTGCTACCCACGGCGGGCGAGCTGGACGTGCGCCGTGTGGCGCCGTCACCGGATCGTCTCGCCGCGCTCGCGGCTCCCGCGGAGCTGGTCCAACGGTGGGAGAGGCGGTTGGCGGACGTGACAGGATCGCCGTCATGA
- a CDS encoding TetR/AcrR family transcriptional regulator, whose amino-acid sequence MHAKGRQRHGQLVQAAAGLLLDQGPGALTHRAVATRAGCSLSATTYYFASLTDLATAAGTEVVGRWADQAEAVAASMDEHAGRQERIAAAVEALLPAAERVRGHYEHLAGAGRSTAVAAAYADGRSRVDAAIARIVEPLGLDPPIAVAIVDGAAVSALSEGCDPAALARDLLAAVCRPRESA is encoded by the coding sequence ATGCACGCCAAGGGACGCCAGCGTCATGGTCAGCTGGTGCAGGCTGCCGCCGGCCTGTTGCTGGATCAGGGGCCCGGTGCTCTGACGCATCGGGCCGTCGCCACCAGGGCAGGATGCTCACTCTCGGCCACCACCTACTACTTCGCCTCGCTGACCGATCTGGCAACCGCGGCCGGTACCGAGGTTGTGGGCCGGTGGGCGGACCAGGCCGAGGCTGTCGCAGCCAGCATGGATGAGCACGCCGGCCGGCAGGAACGCATCGCCGCCGCGGTGGAAGCGCTGCTGCCGGCCGCCGAGCGGGTCCGTGGCCACTACGAGCACCTCGCGGGAGCCGGCCGGAGCACCGCGGTCGCGGCTGCCTACGCTGATGGGCGCTCCCGGGTGGACGCCGCGATCGCCCGGATCGTCGAACCGCTTGGACTGGATCCGCCGATCGCCGTGGCGATCGTCGACGGAGCGGCCGTCAGCGCCCTCAGTGAGGGCTGCGATCCCGCCGCGCTGGCTCGTGACCTGCTCGCGGCGGTGTGCCGGCCGCGGGAGTCCGCATAG
- a CDS encoding DMT family transporter, giving the protein MAWVVLIVSGMLETAWATSLKASEGFTRLWPTVIFAVTLAASMAGLAYALRTLPVGTAYAVWVGIGASLTAIIGMVWLAEGVSVVKIVSLVLIVAGVIGLNLAGGGHAGGQENAPADAQAVVESAESERH; this is encoded by the coding sequence ATGGCATGGGTCGTGTTGATCGTCTCGGGGATGTTGGAGACGGCGTGGGCGACGAGCCTGAAGGCGTCGGAGGGGTTCACGCGCCTATGGCCAACGGTGATCTTCGCGGTCACGCTCGCCGCGAGCATGGCAGGCCTCGCCTACGCCCTGCGGACCCTCCCGGTCGGCACGGCCTACGCCGTCTGGGTGGGGATCGGAGCCAGCCTGACGGCGATCATCGGGATGGTCTGGCTCGCGGAGGGGGTGAGCGTGGTCAAGATCGTCTCGCTCGTGCTGATCGTCGCCGGCGTGATCGGGCTCAACCTGGCCGGCGGTGGGCACGCGGGCGGGCAGGAGAACGCTCCAGCGGACGCGCAGGCTGTCGTCGAGAGCGCTGAGAGCGAACGGCACTGA
- a CDS encoding 1,4-dihydroxy-2-naphthoyl-CoA synthase gives MSENPPVPAPVSDLFDPHRWRDIDGFDFTDITYHRGVRRSEDAATDLPVVRIAFDRPEVRNAFRPHTVDELFRALDHARMSSDVAAVLLTGNGPSPKDGGWAFCSGGDQRIRGRDGYRYEGETAGEVDPARAGRLHILEVQRLMRTMPKPVIAVVPGWAAGGGHSLHVVADLTIASTEHAKFMQTDANVGSFDAGYGSALLARQVGDKRAREIFFLAREYSAEQAERWGAINEAVPHAQLEERALEYARIIATKSPQAIRMLKFAFNLADDGMAGQQVFAGEATRMGYMTDEAVEGRDAFLAKRDPDWSGFPYYY, from the coding sequence GTGAGCGAGAACCCCCCAGTACCCGCCCCGGTCTCGGACCTGTTCGATCCGCACCGCTGGCGCGACATCGACGGCTTCGACTTCACCGACATCACCTACCACCGCGGGGTGCGACGTTCCGAGGACGCAGCCACCGACCTTCCGGTGGTACGAATCGCCTTCGACCGGCCCGAGGTGCGCAACGCGTTCCGCCCGCACACCGTGGACGAGCTGTTCCGGGCACTCGATCACGCCCGGATGAGCTCCGACGTGGCCGCAGTGCTGCTCACGGGCAACGGCCCGAGCCCGAAGGACGGCGGCTGGGCGTTCTGCTCCGGTGGCGACCAGCGCATCCGCGGCCGGGACGGTTACCGCTACGAGGGTGAGACGGCCGGGGAGGTGGACCCGGCGCGGGCGGGCCGCCTGCACATCCTCGAGGTGCAGCGACTGATGCGCACCATGCCCAAGCCGGTGATCGCCGTCGTACCGGGGTGGGCCGCCGGAGGCGGGCACAGCCTGCACGTGGTGGCCGATCTCACCATCGCCTCGACCGAGCACGCGAAGTTCATGCAGACTGATGCGAACGTGGGCTCCTTCGATGCAGGCTACGGGTCCGCGCTGCTGGCCCGGCAGGTCGGGGACAAGCGAGCGCGGGAGATCTTCTTCCTGGCCCGGGAGTACTCGGCGGAGCAGGCCGAGCGGTGGGGGGCGATCAACGAGGCAGTGCCGCACGCGCAACTGGAAGAGCGGGCGCTGGAGTACGCGCGGATCATCGCCACCAAGTCACCGCAGGCGATCCGGATGCTGAAGTTCGCGTTCAACCTCGCCGATGACGGGATGGCCGGGCAGCAGGTGTTCGCCGGGGAGGCCACCCGGATGGGCTACATGACCGACGAGGCTGTGGAGGGGCGCGATGCGTTCCTGGCCAAGCGGGACCCGGACTGGTCGGGGTTCCCGTATTACTACTGA
- a CDS encoding LLM class F420-dependent oxidoreductase — MTDVRIGVQLQPQHAGEYRLVRDAVLRAEDAGVDIVFNWDHFFPLTGDPDGYHYECWTMLGAWAEQTERVQIGALVTGGGYRNPDLLADMARTVDHISDGRLILGVGAGWNERDYAEYGYEFGTPGTRLALFKEYLPRLVGRLQRLTPAPVGELPLLIGGGGERKTLRLVAEYADMWHAFGDLETFTHKSGVLERHCADVGRDASQIPRSTAWPGADQADAFVNAGASLFTIGTTGPDYDLDEVRAAVAWRDSRG, encoded by the coding sequence ATGACTGACGTGCGCATCGGTGTTCAGCTCCAGCCCCAGCACGCGGGGGAGTACCGGCTCGTCCGGGATGCGGTGCTCCGCGCCGAGGACGCGGGCGTGGACATCGTCTTCAACTGGGACCACTTCTTCCCGCTCACGGGTGACCCGGACGGGTACCACTACGAGTGCTGGACGATGCTCGGTGCCTGGGCCGAGCAGACCGAACGGGTGCAGATCGGGGCGCTCGTCACCGGCGGTGGGTACCGCAACCCTGACCTGCTCGCCGACATGGCCCGGACCGTCGATCACATCAGCGATGGCCGGCTGATCCTTGGGGTCGGCGCCGGCTGGAACGAGCGCGACTACGCCGAGTACGGCTACGAGTTCGGCACGCCGGGCACCCGGCTCGCACTCTTCAAGGAGTACCTGCCGCGGCTCGTGGGTCGCCTGCAGCGGCTGACCCCTGCCCCCGTCGGAGAGCTGCCGTTGCTCATCGGCGGTGGGGGAGAGCGCAAGACGCTGCGGTTGGTGGCCGAGTACGCCGATATGTGGCACGCCTTCGGCGACCTGGAGACGTTCACCCACAAGAGCGGTGTACTCGAGCGGCACTGCGCCGATGTGGGGCGCGACGCCTCCCAGATCCCCCGGTCGACCGCCTGGCCCGGGGCGGACCAGGCTGATGCCTTCGTCAATGCCGGGGCGAGTCTGTTCACCATCGGCACCACCGGACCGGACTACGACCTGGACGAGGTGCGGGCCGCCGTCGCCTGGCGGGACTCACGAGGCTGA